Proteins encoded within one genomic window of uncultured Sphingopyxis sp.:
- the alr gene encoding alanine racemase: MDEGGISGGRLRIDLGAIAANYRLIAGRVAPAEAGAVVKANAYGLGAVEVTRALRDAGCRLFFVAHLGEALALRPALPADLRLIVLNGLPPGAEALCAEAHVIPVLNSPEQARRWAEAARKTGRRLPAALQFDSGMGRLGMAAEDLAPLAADALFLSAVDLVMVMSHLACADTPEHPANRAQLARFEAAAALFPGIPRALANSGGAFLPAGFHADIVRAGIALYGGAPNRDGPNPMQPVVGLEARVIQIRTIAAGGAVGYGHSHVCERESRIATIGVGYADGLPRSLGNRGAAWHAGERLPIVGRVSMDSITIDVTALAPGRIGAGDWVELIGPHQPIDALADDADTISYEMLTSLGARYDRSYVDAATCNRGDTI; encoded by the coding sequence ATGGATGAAGGGGGCATAAGCGGCGGACGGCTGCGCATCGACCTGGGCGCCATCGCGGCGAACTACCGGCTGATCGCCGGGCGTGTCGCTCCCGCCGAGGCCGGCGCCGTCGTCAAGGCGAACGCTTACGGGCTCGGCGCCGTAGAAGTGACGCGGGCGCTGCGCGACGCCGGGTGCCGGCTCTTTTTCGTCGCCCATCTGGGCGAGGCGCTGGCGCTGCGCCCGGCGCTGCCCGCCGACCTGCGACTGATCGTGCTCAACGGCTTGCCGCCGGGCGCCGAGGCGCTGTGCGCCGAAGCCCATGTCATCCCGGTCCTCAACTCGCCCGAACAGGCGCGGCGGTGGGCGGAGGCGGCACGAAAGACCGGCAGACGGCTTCCCGCCGCGCTTCAGTTCGACAGCGGCATGGGGCGGCTGGGGATGGCAGCGGAGGATCTGGCGCCGCTGGCGGCCGACGCCCTATTCCTCTCGGCCGTCGATCTCGTCATGGTGATGAGCCACCTCGCCTGCGCCGACACGCCCGAGCATCCCGCCAATCGCGCGCAGCTCGCACGCTTCGAGGCCGCGGCCGCACTGTTCCCTGGCATTCCCCGCGCCCTCGCCAATTCGGGCGGCGCCTTTCTGCCCGCCGGGTTTCACGCCGACATCGTGCGGGCCGGCATCGCGCTCTACGGCGGCGCCCCCAACCGCGACGGCCCCAATCCGATGCAGCCAGTCGTCGGGCTGGAGGCGCGCGTCATCCAGATCCGGACAATCGCGGCGGGCGGCGCGGTCGGCTATGGTCACAGCCATGTCTGCGAACGCGAAAGCCGCATCGCGACGATCGGGGTCGGCTATGCCGACGGATTGCCGCGCTCGCTCGGCAATCGCGGCGCGGCATGGCACGCCGGCGAGCGGCTGCCGATCGTCGGCCGCGTGTCGATGGACAGCATCACGATAGACGTCACCGCCCTCGCGCCGGGCCGCATCGGAGCCGGCGACTGGGTCGAACTGATCGGCCCGCATCAACCGATCGACGCGCTCGCCGACGACGCGGACACCATCTCCTACGAGATGCTGACCAGCCTCGGCGCGCGATATGATCGCAGCTACGTCGATGCGGCGACATGCAATAGGGGAGACACGATATGA
- a CDS encoding Lrp/AsnC family transcriptional regulator, whose translation MDSIDRNIVRLLRRNARIPNSQLAAEVGLSPSACLRRVGNLEARGVIRGYTAIVAAPEEGGVIAIVRISLERQTEAYLNRFEEAVRQHPEIEECFLMTGDADYLLRASAASAAAYEAIHKNILSRLPGVARIHSSLAMRSVLSHIPGRGRRGT comes from the coding sequence ATGGACTCGATAGACCGGAATATTGTGCGGCTGCTGCGCCGCAACGCCCGCATCCCGAACAGCCAGTTGGCGGCAGAGGTGGGGCTGTCGCCCTCGGCTTGCCTGCGGCGCGTCGGCAATCTCGAGGCGCGCGGGGTGATCCGGGGTTATACCGCCATCGTCGCGGCGCCGGAGGAGGGCGGCGTGATCGCGATCGTGCGCATCAGCCTCGAGCGGCAGACCGAGGCCTATCTCAACCGGTTCGAGGAGGCCGTGCGCCAGCATCCCGAAATCGAGGAATGTTTCCTGATGACCGGCGATGCCGATTATCTGCTCCGGGCCTCGGCCGCGAGCGCCGCGGCTTATGAAGCCATTCACAAGAATATCCTCTCGCGCTTGCCGGGCGTGGCCCGCATCCACTCCAGCCTCGCGATGCGAAGCGTGCTCAGCCACATACCGGGACGCGGCAGGCGCGGGACTTAG
- a CDS encoding helix-turn-helix transcriptional regulator, with the protein MTFREHQILELVAVGCSAKQIALEINIAPRTVERHIENVRLKLNARNRAHLITQAMHLGLLVIETPSPEEPTLFELK; encoded by the coding sequence TTGACCTTTCGCGAGCATCAGATACTGGAATTGGTGGCTGTCGGCTGCTCAGCCAAGCAGATCGCGCTCGAGATCAATATCGCCCCGCGCACGGTCGAACGGCATATCGAAAATGTGCGGCTGAAACTGAACGCCCGCAACCGCGCGCACCTGATCACCCAGGCGATGCACCTTGGCCTGCTGGTCATCGAAACCCCGTCCCCCGAAGAGCCGACGCTCTTCGAACTCAAATGA
- a CDS encoding helix-turn-helix domain-containing protein, giving the protein MQGLSAEVERGVVPQDTILKFRKGEIIFSQGDPGDCWFEVISGTVRTCHFHIDGHRQLTGFFYQGDVFGVEYGARDSAAEAVTNAVLARRPASNGGSDAPGQNRALERALDSANQCIFLLGRRNANERVAAFLLMAAKRLSAIGSVPLPMTRGDIADHLGLTIHTVSRTISGFVRQGLIELDGPQSCRLLDPGGLRAIAGEEAEVAIDRMGAVRMRRAFAGQELGA; this is encoded by the coding sequence GTGCAAGGTCTGTCGGCAGAAGTTGAGCGGGGGGTAGTTCCGCAGGACACCATCCTGAAATTCCGTAAAGGCGAAATCATATTTTCGCAGGGCGATCCGGGGGATTGCTGGTTCGAAGTCATATCCGGCACCGTTCGAACCTGTCATTTTCACATTGACGGTCATCGCCAGCTGACGGGCTTTTTCTATCAGGGCGACGTGTTCGGCGTCGAATATGGCGCGCGCGATTCGGCGGCCGAAGCCGTGACGAACGCCGTGCTGGCGCGCCGTCCCGCGTCGAACGGGGGGAGCGATGCGCCTGGGCAGAACCGCGCTCTCGAGCGCGCGCTCGACAGCGCGAACCAGTGCATCTTCCTGCTCGGCCGCCGCAATGCGAACGAACGCGTCGCGGCCTTTCTGCTGATGGCGGCGAAGCGATTGTCGGCGATCGGCAGCGTTCCCCTGCCGATGACGCGCGGCGACATCGCCGACCATCTGGGGCTGACGATCCATACCGTGAGCCGTACCATATCGGGCTTCGTCCGTCAGGGCCTGATCGAGCTCGACGGACCGCAGTCGTGCCGGTTGCTCGATCCGGGCGGGCTGCGCGCCATCGCCGGCGAAGAGGCGGAGGTGGCGATCGACAGGATGGGCGCGGTGCGGATGCGGCGAGCCTTCGCCGGGCAGGAGCTGGGGGCATGA
- a CDS encoding C39 family peptidase, which produces MRALIAGVLCALVTAPAAAEVRLTGPETGGTYQLQVMTWWDIPFRSVIRQRYDFSCGSAALATLLTYHYGLPTSETMPFRAMWQKGDREAIRKVGFSMLDMKTYLASRGFRAEGFRLTVDQLTQVKRPTIVLMDLKGFKHFVVIKGIRGDRVLTGDSVLGLNEYSLEDFDKHWNGIALAIVEGGEKRPRFNLAGDWGPWSQAPLEKDGSLHVSAGDLTNHLPPQYQLTPQILLDVRVGTVK; this is translated from the coding sequence ATGCGAGCCTTGATCGCGGGCGTGCTGTGCGCCCTCGTGACGGCGCCAGCCGCCGCCGAAGTCCGGCTGACGGGCCCCGAAACCGGCGGCACCTACCAGCTTCAGGTGATGACCTGGTGGGACATCCCCTTTCGGTCGGTCATTCGCCAGCGTTATGATTTCAGCTGCGGTTCGGCCGCGCTCGCGACGCTGCTCACCTATCATTATGGATTGCCGACCTCGGAAACGATGCCGTTCCGTGCGATGTGGCAGAAGGGCGACCGCGAAGCGATCCGCAAGGTCGGCTTCTCGATGCTCGACATGAAGACCTATCTCGCTTCGCGCGGCTTTCGCGCCGAAGGCTTCCGGCTCACCGTCGACCAACTCACGCAGGTGAAGCGGCCGACGATCGTGCTGATGGACCTCAAGGGCTTCAAGCATTTCGTCGTGATCAAGGGCATCCGCGGCGACCGCGTGCTCACCGGCGATTCGGTGCTCGGCCTCAACGAATATTCGCTCGAGGATTTCGACAAGCACTGGAACGGCATCGCGCTGGCGATCGTCGAAGGCGGCGAGAAGCGCCCCCGGTTCAACCTCGCCGGCGACTGGGGCCCCTGGTCGCAGGCGCCGCTCGAAAAGGACGGATCGCTCCACGTCTCGGCCGGCGACCTCACCAACCACCTCCCTCCCCAATATCAGCTGACGCCGCAGATCCTGCTCGATGTGCGCGTCGGCACCGTGAAATGA
- a CDS encoding acyl-CoA dehydrogenase, with protein MDDYSAWVGRSETREDVATAAPLTGLAALLDHDAPPWTAGTVPPLGHWLYFLPAARQSAIGEDGHPRRDGHGLLPPVLLPRRMWAGSRIDFLAPIAVGAALTRVTMIEAIKPKRGASGDLLFVTLRHDIAANGVPAIREEQDIVFREAASASPAPPPATTAEPADAIRRVSPDPVLLFRYSALTFNAHRIHYDRDYAQGVEGYAGLVVHGPLIATLLIDHAVRTAPDIAPRRFAFRAEAPLIDGAPFDLCLARDGDGARLWARDASGRTTMRARLA; from the coding sequence ATGGACGATTATTCCGCCTGGGTCGGCCGCAGCGAGACGCGCGAGGACGTCGCGACCGCCGCGCCGCTCACCGGTCTCGCCGCGCTGCTCGACCATGACGCCCCGCCGTGGACCGCCGGCACCGTCCCGCCGCTCGGCCACTGGCTCTATTTCCTGCCGGCCGCGCGCCAGTCGGCGATCGGCGAAGACGGCCACCCGCGCCGCGACGGGCATGGTCTGCTCCCCCCCGTCCTGCTTCCCCGCCGCATGTGGGCGGGCAGCCGCATCGACTTCCTCGCCCCGATCGCGGTCGGCGCCGCGCTGACCCGCGTCACCATGATCGAGGCGATCAAGCCCAAGCGCGGCGCGAGCGGCGATCTGCTCTTCGTCACCTTGCGCCACGACATCGCGGCGAATGGCGTGCCCGCGATCCGCGAGGAGCAGGACATCGTCTTTCGCGAAGCCGCGTCGGCGTCGCCCGCGCCGCCACCAGCCACCACCGCCGAACCCGCCGACGCGATCCGCCGCGTTTCGCCCGATCCAGTGCTGCTCTTCCGCTATTCCGCCCTCACCTTCAACGCGCACCGCATCCACTATGATCGCGATTATGCGCAGGGCGTGGAGGGCTATGCCGGTCTTGTCGTACATGGTCCGCTGATCGCGACGCTGCTGATCGATCATGCCGTGCGCACGGCGCCCGACATCGCCCCCCGCCGTTTCGCCTTCCGCGCCGAAGCGCCGCTGATCGACGGCGCGCCCTTCGACCTCTGCCTCGCGCGCGACGGCGACGGCGCCAGGCTGTGGGCGCGCGATGCCTCCGGGCGCACGACGATGCGCGCGCGCCTCGCCTGA